In Chryseobacterium turcicum, a single window of DNA contains:
- a CDS encoding type VI secretion system Vgr family protein — protein sequence MNTSEKNGGSSFRPSQNAAGISENHHVGINRLVKLSLVIEGKVIKYYKHFKLTQSTQKHHEFTLTLAHDTLGDRQTHTLEEANKFLGKRLTAVISYKDIENSPERTFVGVITGVGFSQERMSLGNIVLSGYSPTILLDGAPHIQSFGGNQAVNMGIIAEEVIKQGLDKSRFDIRIDTNDYSQIMYSSQYDETHYNYLARMAEAYGEQFYYDGEVLHFGKLPPQNQPIKLTYGSSVNDIKVELKAVHTKPQFYGYNSNKNEVLKSGSTPIQHVGDLAKTAYQHNDAIYKTPSLRVAPIKATTHLDVEYSQKSTSGSEAVNVFNLSGSTTVPFLHPGCSVDIEMRKPDTNETSYFTRIMVTETTHEIDTIGHYTGSFAGIASDTGFLPKPEFTVPVAQPQIATVISNTDPEGQGRVQVRFDWQTNDTTHFIRMMSPDAGGTDQITQNRGYVAIPEVGDQVMVNFVHNHPDRPFVMGGMFHGGTALGGFADNRVKSIMTRSGHKVVFTEDESIIITDKSGNEIHLDTTGSNINITAPETMTLNCKNMNINVTENMTTSVGMNQSDTIGMNRTQNIGLNATQSVGAMKMTSVIGDTSMFITGKLTEMIDGDVHSETKQGKTIVNNEGGIETFTVGQIKKDAQGNIDNRSGEIGKAH from the coding sequence ATGAATACCTCAGAAAAAAACGGAGGTTCATCTTTTCGCCCATCCCAAAATGCGGCAGGAATCTCAGAAAACCATCATGTCGGCATCAACCGACTGGTAAAATTATCTTTGGTCATTGAAGGTAAAGTAATCAAATATTACAAACATTTCAAACTGACTCAAAGTACCCAAAAACATCACGAATTTACACTGACTTTAGCCCACGATACTTTAGGCGATCGCCAAACCCATACTTTAGAAGAAGCGAATAAATTTTTAGGGAAAAGATTAACAGCTGTCATTTCTTATAAAGATATCGAAAACAGTCCCGAACGAACTTTTGTAGGTGTCATTACTGGTGTAGGTTTTAGTCAGGAGAGAATGAGTTTAGGAAATATCGTTTTGTCAGGTTACAGTCCAACTATTTTATTGGATGGTGCACCCCATATTCAAAGTTTTGGTGGAAATCAAGCGGTCAATATGGGAATCATTGCTGAAGAAGTTATTAAACAGGGTTTAGATAAAAGCCGTTTTGATATAAGGATTGACACCAATGATTATTCTCAAATTATGTACAGCAGCCAATATGACGAAACACACTATAATTATCTGGCGAGAATGGCAGAAGCGTATGGCGAACAATTTTATTATGATGGTGAAGTTCTGCACTTCGGAAAACTTCCTCCTCAAAATCAACCGATAAAATTAACGTACGGAAGCAGTGTCAACGACATTAAAGTTGAATTGAAAGCTGTTCATACAAAACCCCAATTTTACGGTTACAACAGCAATAAAAATGAAGTGTTAAAATCGGGTTCCACACCCATTCAGCATGTAGGAGATTTAGCAAAAACAGCTTATCAACATAACGATGCTATTTACAAAACACCATCATTACGAGTTGCTCCAATCAAAGCGACGACCCATTTAGATGTTGAATATTCACAAAAAAGTACTTCAGGAAGTGAGGCGGTGAATGTTTTCAATCTTTCAGGTTCTACAACAGTTCCTTTCTTGCATCCGGGATGCAGTGTTGATATCGAAATGCGAAAACCGGACACGAATGAAACTTCATATTTCACAAGAATCATGGTTACAGAAACGACTCATGAAATTGATACGATTGGCCATTACACCGGAAGTTTTGCAGGAATTGCATCCGACACCGGTTTTTTACCCAAACCTGAATTTACAGTTCCTGTTGCGCAACCACAAATTGCCACTGTCATTTCGAATACCGATCCAGAAGGACAGGGAAGAGTTCAGGTAAGATTTGACTGGCAAACGAATGACACAACCCATTTCATCAGAATGATGAGCCCTGATGCAGGAGGAACCGATCAGATTACTCAGAATAGAGGTTATGTTGCAATCCCCGAAGTGGGTGATCAGGTCATGGTAAATTTTGTACACAATCATCCTGACAGACCTTTTGTAATGGGTGGGATGTTTCATGGGGGAACGGCTTTGGGTGGATTTGCAGACAACCGTGTAAAATCGATTATGACGAGAAGCGGACATAAAGTGGTTTTCACGGAAGATGAAAGTATTATTATTACAGATAAATCGGGTAATGAAATTCATCTGGACACGACGGGAAGTAATATTAATATCACGGCTCCGGAGACGATGACGCTGAATTGCAAAAATATGAATATTAATGTGACGGAAAATATGACAACGAGTGTGGGTATGAATCAGTCTGATACGATAGGCATGAACAGAACCCAAAACATAGGACTGAATGCCACGCAAAGTGTAGGCGCTATGAAAATGACTTCTGTAATTGGAGATACAAGTATGTTTATTACAGGAAAATTGACGGAAATGATTGACGGAGATGTGCATAGTGAAACAAAACAGGGTAAAACTATTGTAAATAATGAGGGTGGAATAGAAACATTTACTGTTGGACAGATAAAAAAAGATGCACAAGGTAATATAGATAACAGAAGTGGAGAGATAGGTAAGGCGCATTAA
- a CDS encoding reprolysin-like metallopeptidase gives MSRTRFVKGKIFETVGGNLQYYSEANITESASETYAEKSSEKILQAGNPERYQNKLENSIKGLAIFRRKNNYSSKPDFGFDWYAGNNYGTTYNEPFNYDDDKTLVSGRDKLKKEYASVIQYMSIRKFGYIEAGKNKGRSIISIMDKNYFVPWFSGFAKDEGGNSKSYELDVFFNIEEPAEGSIKISSKNESIEVVFTDDNDISFNINESHPKQFSKTVKISFLDYITEDSTIIISFHKKSEEEKVEEQKQKESQAEDQTSNSISTVFVTAGELMGILNIYKNSIEYNVVFRYVKVFFKGWVYVENIKDKVYVSGASNGYQEDENLIEKERNLTRGIANLKTLRTSIIVGGNAERIRQNQDLIRKQESELLSLKSVMAQRKLISTALYNEQLGVMNNKEIFISNNKSDLINMFSQPLIRYKEKAATNYEQLEIDVKEMDSFFDDLKLKKSGASHFIVDDDDEEANSGRIRNKINKAFKSRETKDKKELIVFLLPFGIISNVKNGLILLGQAEDVSYNADSAMLTPQADASTFIHEAGHTFNLPHTFLKRDGGWFSEGIKIEQGTTDNIMDYSYNLKNKDSNPSNNVNVLADKFALWKFQWDIMRKDPNLVEIVKK, from the coding sequence ATGAGCAGAACGAGATTTGTAAAGGGAAAGATTTTCGAAACAGTAGGTGGTAATCTGCAATATTATTCTGAAGCCAATATTACAGAAAGTGCCTCCGAAACATATGCCGAAAAAAGTTCTGAGAAGATTTTGCAGGCCGGAAATCCGGAAAGGTATCAGAATAAATTGGAAAATTCTATAAAGGGTTTAGCTATTTTTCGAAGAAAAAATAATTATAGTAGCAAACCAGATTTTGGATTTGATTGGTATGCAGGAAATAATTACGGAACAACTTATAATGAACCTTTCAATTATGATGACGATAAAACATTAGTAAGCGGGAGAGATAAGTTAAAAAAAGAGTATGCGTCTGTAATACAATATATGTCAATCCGTAAATTCGGATATATCGAGGCTGGTAAAAATAAAGGAAGATCTATAATAAGTATTATGGATAAAAATTATTTTGTGCCATGGTTCTCTGGATTTGCAAAAGATGAAGGAGGTAATTCAAAAAGCTACGAGTTGGATGTTTTTTTCAATATCGAGGAACCAGCAGAAGGTAGTATTAAAATAAGTTCTAAAAACGAGAGTATTGAAGTAGTTTTTACAGATGATAATGATATATCTTTTAATATCAACGAAAGCCATCCAAAGCAGTTTAGCAAAACTGTAAAAATATCTTTTTTGGACTACATAACTGAAGATAGCACGATTATAATAAGTTTTCATAAAAAAAGTGAAGAGGAAAAAGTTGAAGAACAAAAACAGAAAGAAAGCCAGGCAGAAGATCAAACCTCAAATTCCATATCAACAGTTTTTGTAACTGCGGGTGAGTTAATGGGAATATTAAATATTTATAAAAATTCAATAGAATATAATGTAGTTTTCAGATATGTAAAGGTTTTTTTCAAAGGATGGGTCTATGTTGAAAATATCAAAGACAAAGTTTATGTTTCTGGTGCTTCTAATGGCTATCAGGAAGATGAAAACCTCATCGAAAAAGAAAGAAATCTAACAAGAGGAATTGCTAACCTAAAAACTCTTCGAACATCTATCATAGTCGGTGGAAATGCTGAAAGAATAAGACAAAATCAAGATTTAATTAGAAAACAGGAAAGTGAACTTCTTAGCCTTAAAAGCGTAATGGCTCAAAGAAAATTGATTTCTACAGCATTGTATAATGAACAGTTGGGAGTTATGAATAACAAAGAAATATTCATTAGTAATAATAAGTCGGATTTAATCAATATGTTTTCTCAACCACTCATTAGATATAAAGAAAAGGCTGCTACTAATTATGAGCAATTAGAAATAGATGTGAAAGAAATGGACTCTTTCTTTGATGATTTAAAACTGAAAAAAAGTGGTGCTTCACATTTTATAGTTGATGATGATGACGAGGAAGCAAATTCTGGAAGAATAAGAAATAAAATCAACAAGGCATTTAAATCAAGAGAAACAAAGGATAAAAAAGAACTCATCGTCTTTTTGTTGCCTTTTGGCATTATCAGTAATGTAAAAAATGGCCTTATATTGCTGGGACAGGCAGAAGATGTTTCTTATAATGCTGACAGCGCAATGCTTACCCCGCAAGCAGATGCTTCAACATTTATTCATGAAGCGGGACATACATTTAATCTTCCCCATACTTTTTTGAAAAGAGATGGAGGCTGGTTCAGCGAAGGTATAAAAATTGAACAGGGTACTACAGATAATATCATGGATTATAGTTATAATCTGAAAAACAAGGATAGTAATCCTTCGAATAATGTAAATGTACTTGCCGATAAATTTGCCTTATGGAAATTTCAATGGGACATAATGAGAAAAGACCCTAACTTAGTTGAAATAGTAAAAAAGTAA
- a CDS encoding RHS repeat domain-containing protein has product MRKHILTYSILFSINSVMVSCQSKTQNNETNTSVNLLKMKEQFPNQNTAFEKTNDKVTFYKPSGSRILTIDVKKHFYYVYSSEIYHEGFIKVNDMLYFFPGKIEKYQTFSTGETGTGNGTFKTQNVTNDLGLPLKETIEYPDENKVKTFDVSYGYNKFGQLLKVQQDNKTIVDKTYDNNGNLIESKTPDEHIKYNYNKEGNVVSEEVEKKGQKKIFNYQYNSSKQLLKKYTDDQNQVQKFTYDSEGKILSIIEYYGEIDKSDANKLINHFLIKTYSYTKNQPTEENHREFKIANASVLVNKKWEAINLEKQRKLAWDNINNSSEIPIAENDKKYVYLSNEINVSINYFSFSNRVKNGKASQEKEILRTESIKFSLDKQGRIIKKETVSKEDQKSNIEKYFY; this is encoded by the coding sequence ATGAGAAAACATATTCTGACTTATAGTATTTTATTTTCTATTAATTCTGTAATGGTCTCATGCCAATCGAAAACGCAAAACAACGAAACCAATACCTCTGTTAATTTATTAAAAATGAAAGAACAATTCCCGAATCAAAACACAGCTTTTGAAAAAACAAACGATAAAGTGACTTTTTATAAACCTTCCGGAAGTAGGATCTTAACAATAGATGTAAAAAAACATTTCTATTATGTGTATTCTTCGGAGATTTATCATGAAGGATTCATTAAAGTAAATGATATGCTTTACTTTTTCCCGGGAAAAATAGAAAAATATCAAACATTTTCTACTGGCGAAACTGGGACTGGAAACGGAACTTTTAAAACACAAAATGTTACAAATGATTTAGGTTTGCCATTAAAAGAAACAATAGAATACCCCGATGAGAATAAGGTCAAAACATTTGATGTTTCCTATGGGTATAATAAATTTGGGCAGTTACTGAAAGTTCAGCAGGATAATAAAACGATTGTTGATAAGACATATGATAATAACGGTAATTTGATAGAATCCAAAACACCTGATGAACATATCAAATACAATTATAATAAAGAAGGAAATGTTGTCTCAGAAGAAGTTGAAAAAAAAGGACAGAAGAAAATATTCAATTATCAGTACAATTCTTCTAAACAGCTTTTGAAAAAATATACAGATGATCAGAACCAAGTGCAGAAATTTACATATGATTCTGAAGGTAAAATTCTGAGCATTATTGAATATTATGGCGAAATAGATAAAAGTGATGCTAATAAATTAATCAATCATTTTTTAATAAAAACTTATTCTTATACGAAAAATCAGCCTACAGAAGAAAATCACAGAGAATTTAAGATTGCAAATGCATCTGTATTGGTGAATAAAAAATGGGAAGCGATTAATCTTGAGAAACAAAGGAAGTTAGCATGGGATAATATTAATAATTCTTCCGAAATTCCAATTGCTGAAAATGATAAGAAATATGTTTATCTCTCAAACGAGATCAATGTTTCAATAAATTATTTTAGTTTTTCTAATAGAGTTAAAAATGGAAAAGCATCTCAGGAAAAAGAGATACTCCGTACAGAATCGATTAAATTTTCTCTTGACAAACAAGGGCGGATTATAAAAAAAGAAACTGTTAGCAAAGAAGATCAAAAAAGTAACATAGAAAAGTATTTTTATTAG
- the tssD gene encoding type VI secretion system tube protein TssD, with the protein MADNSRGILKFNGSEGQKLLKLNYSVSRSTDVSGRVASDPSNAIIKLTIEATEKSEILESLLNGKYKPTSGEITFNKSHEEGTLITLNWENGYVIQHEVDFDAIDQNSMLISFVVSAEKINYGGAAYEGVWPGA; encoded by the coding sequence ATGGCAGACAATTCAAGAGGAATCTTAAAATTCAACGGAAGCGAAGGACAAAAATTACTGAAGCTTAATTACAGCGTATCGAGATCTACAGACGTTTCAGGGCGTGTAGCATCAGATCCTTCCAACGCAATCATCAAATTAACAATCGAAGCAACAGAAAAATCTGAAATTCTTGAAAGTTTGCTTAATGGTAAGTACAAACCAACTTCAGGTGAAATTACTTTCAACAAATCTCACGAAGAAGGTACTTTGATTACCTTAAACTGGGAAAACGGATATGTTATTCAGCATGAAGTAGATTTTGATGCAATAGATCAAAATTCTATGTTAATCAGCTTTGTAGTAAGTGCAGAAAAAATCAACTACGGTGGAGCTGCTTACGAAGGCGTTTGGCCGGGAGCATAA
- a CDS encoding PAAR-like protein, protein MSQLYIAQETPLMCTSGRRLIGIGVSSQSSVYLKNGLKLMATEDDRFKDNFICPQMMIAGAVAGVGIAAAFGGGLFVLAAAAWAGSALIDDCLNICSFLTKGSDWTNTHQKVRVEGKKPLLQNSTLNCFLGGTVKFHLPTPAQITELSNAASMAQDSYNDNSDEAAQIGDYTRINTDDQAVLDEMFGPGTFKPEDFNTNRDNGFYASLYKNNTGQYFVAFRGSEPKGMQFYHDWFIEDGGQAFGAQTPQIEKTMRLAKKMNESTNGNVSFTGHSLGGGNSAMASYYTGLPAYTFNTRGVHDNTLEYLDENGAIGSTSNITNYSTSNDILNALQNNREGLLSTLAISRIPGLNKLGIFGNLTGAVPRALGEQNEIFGYIPDNEGMNLKTFGSGHSAYADAVEAMIATINTNVIAVNP, encoded by the coding sequence ATGAGCCAACTGTATATTGCACAAGAAACTCCGCTTATGTGTACCAGCGGAAGGCGGCTAATTGGGATAGGAGTCAGTTCTCAGTCTAGTGTTTATTTAAAAAATGGCTTGAAACTGATGGCTACAGAAGATGATCGTTTTAAAGACAATTTTATTTGTCCGCAAATGATGATTGCCGGAGCTGTTGCCGGAGTCGGAATTGCCGCTGCATTTGGTGGCGGATTGTTTGTTTTGGCTGCTGCAGCTTGGGCTGGAAGCGCACTTATTGACGATTGTTTGAATATTTGCTCATTTCTTACGAAAGGAAGCGATTGGACGAATACCCACCAAAAAGTGAGAGTTGAGGGTAAAAAACCGCTTCTTCAAAATTCTACATTAAATTGTTTTCTGGGGGGAACAGTGAAGTTTCATCTTCCTACACCAGCTCAAATTACAGAATTGAGCAACGCTGCATCGATGGCGCAGGATTCTTATAATGATAATTCTGACGAAGCTGCACAGATTGGTGATTATACAAGAATAAATACTGATGATCAAGCAGTGCTTGACGAAATGTTTGGTCCCGGAACTTTCAAACCTGAAGATTTTAATACGAATCGTGATAATGGTTTTTATGCTTCTTTATACAAAAATAATACAGGACAATATTTTGTAGCTTTCCGAGGATCTGAACCTAAAGGGATGCAGTTTTATCACGACTGGTTTATAGAAGATGGGGGGCAGGCTTTTGGAGCTCAGACTCCTCAAATAGAAAAAACAATGCGTCTGGCAAAGAAAATGAATGAGTCAACCAATGGAAATGTTTCTTTCACAGGACATTCTTTGGGAGGAGGAAATAGCGCAATGGCATCTTACTATACCGGATTACCTGCTTATACTTTCAATACAAGAGGAGTTCATGATAACACTCTTGAATATTTAGATGAAAACGGTGCGATAGGTTCTACTTCCAATATCACCAATTACAGCACAAGTAATGATATTCTTAATGCTCTTCAGAATAACAGAGAGGGTCTGCTTTCTACCCTTGCCATTTCAAGAATTCCGGGTCTCAACAAGCTGGGAATTTTTGGAAACCTTACAGGTGCTGTTCCGAGAGCATTAGGCGAACAAAACGAAATCTTCGGATATATCCCGGATAATGAAGGAATGAATCTGAAAACATTCGGAAGCGGTCACAGTGCCTATGCAGATGCTGTAGAAGCGATGATTGCAACCATTAATACCAATGTAATTGCAGTAAACCCATAA
- a CDS encoding ankyrin repeat domain-containing protein: MKKIIFLIFFTMTLFSCQDTRSRKAQNKEQYPPQKLFEGEQLKAAQKIFDEDNSGLEDVLKNDPQIINQLSDTKGYTLLMYASIVENLPAMEILLKNGADPNLVVPNEGLGLPLSHAVAINNYEMAKLLFKYKANPNPTVGSSPLCSALLLGNEQTEKKMIDFLLDNGADINHTSYLGDNIMEDAARSNLATAQYFLEKGGNPKIKGTELSPMASYIEFEEKRKAKNQNSKNAAYFERVSAMKKQLQEKNDINFPVIKDPKAEAKLRIDLYEKLNERDKKSLNFNKNYGENRYKEDQKLLSQ, translated from the coding sequence ATGAAAAAAATAATTTTTTTAATCTTTTTTACCATGACCTTATTTTCCTGTCAGGATACCAGATCCAGAAAAGCTCAAAATAAAGAACAATATCCTCCTCAAAAATTATTTGAAGGAGAACAGCTTAAAGCTGCACAGAAAATTTTTGATGAAGATAATTCAGGATTAGAGGATGTTTTAAAAAATGACCCACAAATCATCAATCAGTTGAGTGACACTAAAGGATATACTTTACTAATGTATGCTTCTATTGTTGAAAATCTTCCTGCAATGGAAATTCTCCTTAAAAACGGAGCAGATCCCAATCTTGTAGTTCCTAATGAAGGGCTGGGTTTACCACTTTCTCATGCAGTAGCTATAAATAATTATGAAATGGCAAAGCTTTTATTCAAGTATAAAGCCAATCCAAATCCTACAGTAGGAAGTAGTCCACTTTGTAGTGCGCTACTTTTGGGAAATGAACAAACTGAGAAAAAAATGATTGATTTTTTGTTGGATAATGGTGCAGATATCAATCATACTTCTTATTTGGGAGACAATATTATGGAAGATGCAGCACGAAGCAATTTGGCCACTGCACAATATTTTTTAGAAAAAGGAGGAAATCCGAAAATAAAAGGAACTGAGCTTTCTCCTATGGCTTCTTATATTGAGTTTGAAGAAAAGAGAAAAGCTAAAAATCAAAACTCTAAAAACGCTGCATACTTTGAAAGGGTATCTGCAATGAAAAAACAGCTTCAGGAAAAAAATGACATCAATTTTCCTGTAATAAAAGATCCAAAAGCAGAAGCGAAACTGAGAATTGATTTATATGAAAAATTGAATGAGAGAGATAAAAAATCTCTGAATTTTAATAAGAATTATGGTGAAAACAGATATAAAGAAGATCAGAAATTATTATCTCAATAA
- a CDS encoding type VI secretion system Vgr family protein, whose amino-acid sequence MFQDNTTKPQLSDQIKTDAAQNLKEKVATNIENTASENIKNISSQFNQPINGAVQNSSGMFMNQIAQTNNSTLVEDKVWDNQPTSKIHNALAIPTSQILGINRVVKLDLIIEGQVIKHFKHFKLNQSAIKHHEFSITLAHDTLGSVENHNLEEAQNFLGKRLTVIFKYKDVIDGPERNFVGVITEVGFSQEKGSLGNIVLSGFSPTVLLDAAPHIQSFGGAQPISLNSIADHVIKEGLGGNKFDFRVDAQYGNVSYSSQYEETHYNYLARMAEAYGEQFFYDGEVLHFGKLPPAEQPVKLTYGSNVNDVKVRMKAQHVNPSFYGYNSSKNEKLTTGSSKINHASDIAKRAYEISEKTFTTPSLRVAPIKAASFMDIDASQKGTAGSKASQVFITSGETTVPFLYPGCTADVEMRKADTNQTSYFTKLMMVEVTHEVDAIGYYTGNFEAIAADSGYIPRPEFESPRAEAQFAKVTANADPLNQGRVKIQFDWQSGQDTSEFIRVMTPDAGSSDKVNKNRGFMAIPEVGDQVIINFVHQHPDRPFVMGGMFHGGIGGGGGAGNNVKSLSSKSGNIICLNDGAGIEIKDRNGNHVTLSGTGDVTTFVSNDNNEDIGNNHTTNIATKTTINVGKDQSVLTMDNAGNISLEGKTQIELKVGENKITIKQDSITISVGNGMLDMNSKDNALLVTQNNLSLHSKSNTSINATGNTYVTGKQVDIN is encoded by the coding sequence ATGTTTCAGGATAATACCACCAAACCTCAGCTTTCAGATCAAATAAAGACTGATGCTGCTCAAAATTTAAAAGAAAAGGTTGCAACAAACATAGAAAATACAGCGAGCGAAAATATTAAAAATATAAGCTCACAGTTTAATCAGCCCATTAACGGAGCAGTACAAAATTCTTCGGGGATGTTTATGAATCAGATCGCTCAGACCAATAATTCGACATTAGTAGAAGATAAAGTTTGGGACAATCAGCCTACTTCAAAAATACATAATGCTTTGGCAATTCCTACAAGCCAGATTTTAGGAATCAACAGAGTGGTAAAGCTCGATTTGATTATTGAAGGACAAGTAATCAAGCATTTTAAGCATTTTAAATTAAACCAAAGTGCAATAAAACATCATGAATTCAGCATTACGCTTGCTCATGATACGCTTGGTTCTGTAGAAAATCATAATCTTGAAGAAGCTCAGAATTTTTTAGGAAAAAGGCTGACCGTTATTTTTAAATATAAAGATGTCATCGACGGTCCCGAACGAAATTTTGTCGGAGTCATCACAGAAGTAGGTTTCAGCCAGGAAAAAGGAAGTTTAGGAAATATTGTATTGAGTGGATTTAGCCCGACGGTACTTTTAGATGCCGCTCCGCATATTCAGAGTTTCGGGGGAGCTCAACCGATTAGTCTTAACAGTATCGCAGATCACGTCATCAAAGAAGGATTGGGCGGAAATAAATTCGATTTTCGGGTGGATGCTCAATATGGAAATGTTTCTTACAGTTCGCAATACGAAGAAACCCATTACAATTATCTGGCAAGAATGGCAGAAGCTTATGGCGAACAGTTTTTTTATGACGGGGAAGTTCTTCATTTCGGAAAGCTTCCACCTGCAGAACAACCTGTAAAACTCACTTATGGAAGCAATGTGAATGACGTAAAAGTGAGAATGAAAGCACAGCATGTAAATCCTTCTTTTTATGGATACAACAGCAGTAAAAATGAAAAGCTGACAACAGGAAGTTCTAAAATTAACCATGCTTCGGATATTGCAAAACGTGCCTACGAAATTTCAGAAAAAACATTTACAACACCTTCTCTAAGAGTAGCACCGATAAAAGCAGCCTCTTTCATGGATATTGATGCCTCGCAAAAAGGAACAGCCGGAAGTAAAGCTTCACAGGTATTTATTACTTCGGGAGAAACTACAGTTCCGTTTTTATATCCGGGTTGTACGGCAGATGTGGAGATGAGAAAAGCAGATACCAATCAGACTTCTTATTTCACAAAACTAATGATGGTAGAAGTAACTCATGAAGTAGATGCAATAGGATATTATACCGGAAACTTTGAAGCTATTGCTGCAGACAGCGGTTATATTCCCCGTCCAGAGTTTGAAAGTCCCAGAGCGGAAGCTCAGTTTGCAAAAGTGACCGCCAATGCAGATCCACTTAATCAAGGAAGAGTAAAAATTCAGTTTGATTGGCAAAGTGGACAAGATACGTCAGAATTTATTAGAGTAATGACTCCGGATGCAGGAAGTAGTGATAAAGTAAATAAAAACCGCGGATTCATGGCCATTCCGGAAGTGGGTGATCAGGTGATTATTAATTTCGTTCATCAACATCCAGACCGACCGTTTGTAATGGGCGGAATGTTTCATGGCGGAATTGGCGGCGGTGGTGGAGCCGGAAATAATGTGAAAAGTTTATCGAGTAAAAGCGGAAATATTATTTGTTTAAATGACGGCGCTGGAATTGAAATCAAAGACAGAAATGGAAATCATGTAACTCTAAGCGGAACAGGTGATGTTACCACTTTTGTAAGCAATGATAATAACGAAGATATCGGAAATAATCATACAACAAACATCGCTACGAAAACTACGATAAATGTTGGAAAAGACCAAAGTGTTTTGACGATGGATAATGCCGGAAATATTTCTTTGGAAGGAAAAACACAGATTGAACTTAAAGTTGGAGAAAACAAAATCACTATAAAACAAGACTCCATTACAATCTCGGTAGGAAACGGGATGCTTGATATGAACTCTAAAGATAACGCATTGCTCGTGACACAAAATAATTTGAGTCTGCATAGTAAATCTAATACATCAATTAACGCAACAGGTAACACTTACGTTACAGGTAAACAGGTGGATATTAATTAA
- a CDS encoding cytochrome c oxidase subunit Vb family protein, with the protein MKIVYRILGLVCIILILNLLATWIFVNKNNGKDFVEKYISSSKEIKIKVKKESFDDMFDGYSYLKQIIIFKGIFGNSSNYTFRDEYSGKFYKIVRFDKYGNKFSHPQTYLIDNKELNVKIDPFQINNPSFGTKENPILVFSYKGVNNDFIMDMDIDEKDENGVYKQAPISIAPTEEEYHYNVEKYLTYIIPKEEFKKRFK; encoded by the coding sequence ATGAAAATTGTATATAGAATATTAGGATTAGTATGTATTATTTTAATACTTAATCTATTAGCCACATGGATCTTTGTAAATAAAAATAATGGAAAAGATTTTGTTGAAAAGTATATAAGCTCATCTAAAGAGATTAAAATTAAAGTGAAAAAAGAAAGTTTTGATGATATGTTTGATGGTTATAGTTACCTTAAGCAAATCATTATTTTTAAAGGAATTTTTGGAAATAGTTCTAATTATACTTTTAGAGATGAATATTCAGGTAAATTTTATAAAATTGTAAGGTTTGATAAATATGGCAACAAATTTAGTCATCCACAAACTTATTTAATAGACAATAAAGAACTCAATGTAAAAATTGATCCTTTCCAAATTAATAATCCTTCATTTGGTACAAAAGAAAATCCAATTCTTGTATTTTCATATAAAGGTGTTAATAATGATTTTATTATGGATATGGATATAGATGAAAAAGACGAGAATGGCGTTTATAAACAAGCTCCAATTTCTATTGCACCTACAGAAGAAGAATACCATTACAACGTAGAAAAGTATTTGACTTACATAATACCTAAAGAAGAGTTTAAAAAGCGTTTTAAGTAG